The Streptomyces sp. NBC_01268 genome window below encodes:
- the moaA gene encoding GTP 3',8-cyclase MoaA — MLIDTYGRVATDLRVSLTDRCNLRCTYCMPEEGLQWLAKPDLLTDDEIVRLIRIAVTDLGVTEVRFTGGEPLLRPGLVGIVERCAALEPRPRMSLTTNGIGLKRTAAALKAAGLDRVNVSLDTLRPEVFKTLTRRDRHHDVLDGMAAARDAGLTPVKVNAVLMPGLNADEAPDLLAWAIAEGYELRFIEQMPLDAQHGWKRDGMITAGDILESLRTRFELTAEGEDERGSAPAERWVVDGGPHTVGVIASVTRPFCRACDRTRLTADGQVRTCLFATEETDLRAALRSDAPDAVVSEIWRKAMWGKKAGSGLDDPGFLQPDRPMSAIGG; from the coding sequence GTGCTCATCGACACCTACGGGCGGGTCGCCACCGACCTGCGCGTCTCCCTGACCGACCGGTGCAACCTGCGATGCACGTACTGCATGCCGGAAGAGGGCCTGCAGTGGCTGGCCAAGCCCGATCTGCTGACCGACGACGAGATCGTCCGGCTGATCCGGATCGCCGTCACCGACCTGGGCGTCACCGAGGTCCGCTTCACCGGCGGCGAGCCGCTGCTCCGCCCCGGCCTCGTCGGCATCGTCGAGCGCTGCGCCGCCCTGGAGCCCCGCCCCCGGATGTCGCTCACCACCAACGGCATCGGCCTCAAGCGCACCGCCGCCGCCCTCAAGGCGGCCGGCCTCGACCGGGTCAACGTCTCGCTCGACACCCTGCGCCCCGAGGTCTTCAAGACCCTCACCCGCCGTGACCGGCACCACGACGTCCTCGACGGCATGGCCGCCGCCCGCGACGCCGGACTCACCCCGGTCAAGGTCAACGCCGTCCTGATGCCCGGACTCAACGCCGACGAGGCTCCCGACCTGCTCGCCTGGGCGATCGCCGAGGGGTACGAGCTCCGCTTCATCGAGCAGATGCCCCTCGACGCCCAGCACGGCTGGAAGCGCGACGGCATGATCACCGCCGGGGACATCCTGGAGTCGCTGCGCACCCGCTTCGAGCTGACCGCCGAGGGCGAGGACGAGCGCGGTTCCGCCCCGGCCGAACGCTGGGTCGTCGACGGCGGACCGCACACGGTCGGCGTCATCGCCTCGGTCACCCGCCCGTTCTGCCGGGCCTGCGACCGCACCCGGCTCACCGCCGACGGCCAGGTGCGGACCTGCCTGTTCGCCACCGAGGAGACCGACCTGCGGGCCGCGCTCCGCTCGGACGCGCCGGACGCCGTGGTCTCCGAGATCTGGCGGAAGGCGATGTGGGGAAAGAAGGCCGGCTCGGGCCTGGACGACCCCGGCTTCCTGCAGCCCGACCGTCCGATGTCAGCGATCGGCGGCTGA
- a CDS encoding solute symporter family protein, with translation MSTPADTTLLLAAGGGADEHRPLIIGLFAAFVVATLVITVWAGRQTRSAADFYAGGRQFTGFQNGLAISGDYMSAASFLGIAGAIALFGYDGFLYSIGFLVAWLVALLLVAEPLRNSGRFTMGDVLAYRMRQRPVRTAAGTSTIVVSIFYLLAQMAGAGVLVSLLLGITSDGGKVAIVALVGVLMIVYVTIGGMKGTTWVQMVKAVLLIAGTLLITFLILLKFHFNISELLGAAATNSGKGEAFLKPGLKYGATGTSKLDFLSLGIALVLGTAGLPHILIRFYTVPTAKAARKSVNWAIGIIGAFYLMTIVLGFGAAALLKNSDIIASNKAGNTAAPLAALEVGGGAGSTGGALLLAVISAVAFATILAVVAGLTLASSSSFAHDIYANVIRRGQATEKEEVRAARWATVLIGVVSIALGALARDLNVAGLVALAFAVAASANLPTILYSLFWKRFTTTGALWSIYGGLVSAVVLVLFSPVVSGKPTSMFKTVDFYWFPLENPGLVSIPLGFLLGWLGSVLSKEQPDKGKYAELEVKSLTGTGAH, from the coding sequence ATGAGCACCCCCGCCGACACCACCCTCCTGCTCGCCGCCGGCGGCGGCGCGGACGAGCACCGCCCGCTGATCATCGGCCTGTTCGCGGCCTTCGTGGTGGCCACCCTCGTCATCACCGTCTGGGCCGGCCGGCAGACCCGCAGCGCCGCCGACTTCTACGCCGGCGGACGCCAGTTCACCGGCTTCCAGAACGGCCTGGCGATCTCCGGCGACTACATGTCCGCCGCCTCCTTCCTCGGCATCGCCGGCGCCATCGCCCTCTTCGGCTACGACGGCTTCCTCTACTCCATCGGCTTCCTCGTCGCCTGGCTGGTCGCCCTGCTCCTGGTCGCCGAACCGCTGCGCAACTCCGGCCGCTTCACCATGGGCGACGTCCTCGCCTACCGGATGCGCCAGCGCCCCGTCCGCACCGCGGCGGGCACCTCCACCATCGTCGTCTCGATCTTCTACCTGCTCGCCCAGATGGCCGGCGCCGGCGTCCTCGTCTCGCTGCTGCTGGGCATCACCAGCGACGGCGGCAAGGTCGCGATCGTCGCCCTCGTCGGCGTCCTGATGATCGTGTACGTGACCATCGGCGGCATGAAGGGCACCACCTGGGTGCAGATGGTCAAGGCCGTGCTGCTCATCGCGGGCACGCTCCTGATCACCTTCCTCATCCTGCTGAAGTTCCACTTCAACATCTCCGAGCTGCTCGGCGCCGCCGCCACCAACAGCGGCAAGGGCGAGGCCTTCCTCAAGCCCGGCCTCAAGTACGGCGCCACCGGCACCTCGAAGCTGGACTTCCTCTCCCTCGGCATCGCGCTCGTCCTCGGCACGGCCGGCCTGCCGCACATCCTCATCCGCTTCTACACGGTGCCCACCGCCAAGGCCGCCCGGAAGTCCGTCAACTGGGCCATCGGCATCATCGGCGCCTTCTACCTGATGACGATCGTGCTCGGCTTCGGCGCCGCCGCCCTGCTGAAGAACAGCGACATCATCGCCTCCAACAAGGCCGGCAACACCGCGGCCCCGCTGGCCGCCCTGGAGGTCGGCGGCGGCGCCGGGTCGACGGGCGGCGCGCTCCTGCTCGCCGTCATCTCCGCCGTCGCCTTCGCGACCATCCTCGCCGTCGTCGCCGGTCTCACCCTCGCCTCGTCCTCGTCGTTCGCGCACGACATCTACGCCAACGTCATCCGTCGCGGCCAGGCCACCGAGAAGGAGGAGGTACGGGCCGCCCGCTGGGCCACCGTCCTCATCGGCGTCGTCTCGATCGCCCTCGGCGCCCTCGCCCGCGACCTCAACGTCGCCGGCCTGGTCGCCCTGGCCTTCGCCGTCGCGGCCTCCGCCAACCTGCCGACGATCCTCTACAGCCTCTTCTGGAAGCGCTTCACCACCACGGGAGCGCTCTGGTCGATCTACGGCGGACTGGTCTCCGCGGTCGTCCTGGTGCTGTTCTCGCCGGTCGTCTCCGGCAAGCCCACCTCGATGTTCAAGACCGTGGACTTCTACTGGTTCCCGCTGGAGAACCCCGGACTCGTCTCCATCCCGCTCGGCTTCCTGCTCGGCTGGCTCGGCTCGGTCCTCTCCAAGGAGCAGCCGGACAAGGGCAAGTACGCCGAGCTGGAGGTGAAGTCCCTCACCGGCACCGGAGCGCACTGA
- a CDS encoding DUF485 domain-containing protein: MATEAPPPPRGTETERGPAQPTTEQFVEVQEGEEFGELRRTHRSFAFPLTIAFITWYLLYVLLCNYAGDFMGTRLFGNVNVALVLGLGQFATTFLIAWLYSRHAAHRLDPKAEAIKARMEADA, translated from the coding sequence GTGGCTACCGAAGCACCGCCGCCGCCGAGAGGCACGGAGACCGAACGCGGTCCCGCCCAGCCCACCACGGAGCAGTTCGTCGAGGTCCAGGAGGGCGAGGAGTTCGGCGAACTGCGCCGCACCCACCGCTCGTTCGCCTTCCCCCTGACGATCGCCTTCATCACCTGGTACCTGCTGTACGTGCTGCTCTGCAACTACGCGGGCGACTTCATGGGCACCCGGCTGTTCGGCAACGTCAACGTGGCCCTCGTCCTCGGCCTCGGACAGTTCGCGACCACCTTCCTCATCGCCTGGCTCTACTCGCGGCACGCGGCGCACCGCCTCGACCCGAAGGCCGAGGCCATCAAGGCGCGCATGGAGGCCGACGCATGA
- a CDS encoding S8 family peptidase, giving the protein MAHLGSRRGRVLALPVGLALTASLGFLPSGAASAAELSDVTAAVSTDGPQLSYVVNVAGGRWTAASVKKAIAAAGGEVVVSYDQIGVIVAHSKNPEFAQSIRQVRGVVSAGATRTAPLKAATDDSVGEGDQALTPAEVKAATAAATDEQDPLEPLQWDLPAIKADKAHQKTLGSKRVTVGIIDTGVDDTHPDLAPNFDAKASANCVSGKADTTPGSWRPNAGESDHGTHVAGTIGAAKNGIGVTGVAPGVKLAGIKVSTPDGFFYTEAVVCGFVWAAEHGIDVTNNSYYTDPWMFACKNDADQKALIEAVTRATRYAERKGTVNVAAAGNSKFDLAADSIVDNSSPNDTTPGDRVIDPKECFDYPAQLPGVVTVSATGAKELKASYSNYGLGVIDVAAPGGDRTEYQTPDAPAVNGRILSTTVNGGYNYKAGTSMASPHVAGVLALLKSTHPHASPAALKALLYAQADEHACTNPYDIEGDGTVDAVCEGGKNKNGFYGAGIVDALAAVRK; this is encoded by the coding sequence ATGGCTCATCTGGGATCGAGGCGCGGCCGAGTACTCGCTCTGCCGGTTGGTCTCGCGCTCACGGCCTCGCTCGGCTTCCTGCCCTCCGGCGCCGCCTCCGCCGCGGAGCTGAGCGACGTCACGGCCGCCGTGTCCACCGACGGCCCGCAGCTGTCGTACGTCGTCAACGTCGCCGGTGGCCGCTGGACGGCCGCCTCGGTGAAGAAGGCGATCGCCGCCGCCGGCGGTGAAGTGGTCGTGTCCTACGACCAGATAGGCGTGATAGTCGCCCACTCCAAGAACCCGGAGTTCGCCCAGTCGATCCGCCAGGTGCGTGGCGTGGTGTCGGCCGGCGCGACCCGCACGGCGCCGCTGAAGGCCGCCACCGACGACTCCGTCGGCGAGGGCGACCAGGCCCTCACCCCGGCCGAGGTGAAGGCCGCCACGGCCGCCGCCACGGACGAGCAGGACCCGCTGGAGCCCCTGCAGTGGGACCTGCCGGCGATCAAGGCCGACAAGGCCCACCAGAAGACGCTGGGCAGCAAGCGCGTCACGGTCGGCATCATCGACACCGGTGTGGACGACACCCACCCGGACCTGGCGCCGAACTTCGACGCCAAGGCGTCCGCCAACTGCGTCAGCGGCAAGGCCGACACGACCCCCGGCTCGTGGCGTCCCAACGCGGGCGAGTCCGACCACGGCACGCACGTCGCGGGCACGATCGGCGCCGCCAAGAACGGCATCGGCGTCACCGGTGTCGCGCCGGGCGTGAAGCTGGCCGGCATCAAGGTGTCGACGCCCGACGGCTTCTTCTACACCGAGGCCGTCGTCTGCGGCTTCGTGTGGGCGGCCGAGCACGGCATCGACGTCACGAACAACAGCTACTACACCGACCCGTGGATGTTCGCCTGCAAGAACGACGCGGACCAGAAGGCCCTCATCGAGGCGGTCACCCGTGCGACCCGCTACGCGGAGCGCAAGGGCACGGTCAACGTCGCGGCTGCCGGCAACTCGAAGTTCGACCTCGCGGCCGACTCGATCGTGGACAACAGCAGCCCGAACGACACCACTCCGGGCGACCGGGTCATCGACCCGAAGGAGTGCTTCGACTACCCGGCGCAGCTGCCGGGCGTGGTGACGGTCTCCGCGACCGGCGCCAAGGAGCTGAAGGCGTCCTACTCCAACTACGGCCTCGGCGTCATCGACGTGGCGGCGCCCGGCGGCGACCGCACCGAGTACCAGACCCCGGACGCCCCGGCGGTCAACGGCCGCATCCTGTCGACCACGGTCAACGGCGGCTACAACTACAAGGCCGGCACCTCGATGGCCTCGCCGCACGTGGCGGGCGTCCTCGCGCTGCTGAAGTCGACCCACCCGCACGCCTCGCCGGCGGCCCTGAAGGCGCTGCTGTACGCGCAGGCCGACGAGCACGCGTGCACCAACCCGTACGACATCGAGGGCGACGGCACCGTCGACGCGGTGTGCGAGGGCGGCAAGAACAAGAACGGCTTCTACGGCGCGGGCATCGTCGACGCGCTGGCGGCGGTCCGTAAGTAA
- a CDS encoding CoA transferase, with translation MDNTVRSGTELLWSALGGDPALLDRVTFGGPSGLLPARLPVMDLARATVAVCSLAAVEHAGLAGPARVDDGAVATAFVSERHLRVDGRAPVNFAPLSRFWRAADGWVRTHANYPHHKAALLAALGAADSVEAVAEAIAGRRAVEVEALVYGAGGLAVALRTPEEWAATAQGREVAARPLLTRERLDEAAPRARAGRRLRVLDLTRVIAGPVATRTLALLGADVLRIDPPGNPELPDQHADTDFGKRTAALDLDRPSDRRTFDELLDAADVLVTGYRPGALDRFDLHRPGLVVARLSAWGDYGPWAGRRGFDSLVQVATGIAAVEGSAAEPGALPAQALDHGTGYLLAAAVLRSLTEQDREGGTRLVRLALAQTGHWLTGTLPRYEPGRYVAETDGPLGLLRHALSPVAYEGGPTAWSRPPGPQGGDEPAWVTA, from the coding sequence ATGGACAACACGGTGCGCAGCGGTACGGAGTTGTTGTGGTCGGCGCTGGGCGGCGATCCCGCCCTGCTCGACCGGGTCACGTTCGGCGGCCCCTCGGGGCTGCTGCCGGCCCGGCTGCCGGTGATGGACCTGGCGCGGGCGACCGTCGCGGTCTGCTCGCTGGCCGCCGTCGAGCACGCCGGGCTCGCGGGCCCCGCACGGGTGGACGACGGGGCGGTGGCCACCGCGTTCGTGAGCGAGCGGCATCTGCGGGTGGACGGGCGGGCGCCGGTCAACTTCGCGCCCCTGTCGCGCTTCTGGCGCGCCGCCGACGGCTGGGTGCGCACCCACGCCAACTACCCGCACCACAAGGCCGCGCTGCTGGCCGCGCTCGGTGCCGCCGACTCGGTGGAGGCGGTCGCGGAGGCGATCGCCGGGCGTCGGGCGGTGGAGGTCGAGGCGCTCGTGTACGGGGCCGGGGGCCTCGCCGTCGCGCTGCGCACGCCCGAGGAGTGGGCCGCCACCGCGCAGGGCCGGGAGGTCGCGGCCCGGCCGCTGCTGACCCGGGAGCGGCTCGACGAGGCGGCGCCCCGGGCGCGCGCGGGCCGCCGGCTGCGGGTGCTCGACCTGACCCGGGTCATCGCGGGCCCGGTCGCCACCCGGACGCTCGCGCTGCTCGGCGCGGACGTGCTGCGGATCGACCCGCCGGGCAATCCGGAACTGCCGGACCAGCACGCCGACACGGACTTCGGGAAGCGGACGGCCGCGCTGGACCTGGACCGCCCGTCGGACCGGCGCACCTTCGACGAGCTGCTCGACGCGGCGGACGTGCTGGTGACCGGGTACCGGCCGGGCGCCCTGGACCGTTTCGACCTGCACCGCCCCGGCCTGGTGGTGGCCCGGCTCTCCGCGTGGGGCGACTACGGGCCGTGGGCCGGGCGGCGCGGTTTCGACAGCCTGGTGCAGGTGGCGACGGGCATCGCGGCGGTGGAGGGCTCGGCGGCGGAGCCCGGCGCGCTGCCGGCGCAGGCCCTGGACCACGGCACGGGCTACCTCCTGGCGGCGGCGGTGCTGCGCTCGCTGACCGAGCAGGACCGCGAGGGCGGCACCCGCCTCGTCCGCCTGGCCCTCGCCCAGACCGGGCACTGGCTGACGGGCACCCTCCCCCGCTACGAGCCCGGGCGGTACGTGGCGGAGACGGACGGCCCGCTGGGGCTGCTGCGGCACGCGCTGTCGCCGGTGGCGTACGAGGGCGGGCCGACGGCCTGGTCGCGGCCGCCGGGCCCGCAGGGCGGGGACGAACCCGCCTGGGTCACGGCCTGA
- a CDS encoding zinc-dependent alcohol dehydrogenase family protein, translated as MRATTIHAPFDMRVQDVPDPVIQDATDVVVRVVRACICGSDLWAYRGESARQPGQRIGHEFLGIVEEAGAGVHGFRKGDLVVAPFVWSDGSCDYCAEGLQTSCPNGGFWGSVGSDGGQGEAVRVPFADGTLVKLPAEAASDDHLLTALLALSDVMGTGHHAALGAGVTKGSTVAVVGDGAVGLCGVLAAKRLGAERIIALGRHTARTDIARAFGATDVVAERGEAAEAAVRELTGGQGAHAVIEAVGTEQSMRTAVGIARDGGSIGYVGVPHGSGTGLDLSVMFDRNIALRGGVAPVRAYIPELLPDILDGTIDPSPVFDLTVGLDGVPDGYRAMDERTALKVLVRP; from the coding sequence ATGCGCGCCACCACCATCCACGCCCCCTTCGACATGCGCGTGCAGGACGTGCCCGACCCGGTGATCCAGGACGCCACGGACGTCGTGGTCCGCGTGGTCCGCGCCTGCATCTGCGGCAGCGACCTGTGGGCCTACCGCGGCGAGTCCGCCCGGCAGCCCGGCCAGCGCATCGGCCACGAGTTCCTCGGGATCGTCGAGGAGGCCGGCGCCGGGGTCCACGGCTTCCGCAAGGGCGACCTCGTCGTCGCGCCCTTCGTCTGGTCCGACGGCAGCTGCGACTACTGCGCCGAGGGCCTCCAGACCTCCTGCCCCAACGGCGGCTTCTGGGGCTCCGTAGGCTCCGACGGCGGCCAGGGCGAGGCCGTCCGGGTCCCCTTCGCCGACGGCACCCTCGTCAAGCTGCCCGCCGAGGCCGCCTCCGACGACCACCTGCTCACCGCCCTGCTCGCCCTCTCCGACGTCATGGGCACCGGCCACCACGCCGCCCTCGGCGCGGGCGTGACCAAGGGCTCCACCGTCGCCGTCGTCGGTGACGGCGCCGTCGGCCTGTGCGGCGTCCTCGCCGCCAAGCGGCTCGGCGCCGAGCGGATCATCGCGCTGGGCCGCCACACCGCCCGTACCGACATCGCCCGCGCCTTCGGCGCCACCGACGTCGTCGCCGAGCGCGGCGAGGCCGCCGAGGCCGCCGTCCGCGAGCTCACCGGCGGCCAGGGCGCCCACGCCGTCATCGAGGCCGTCGGCACCGAGCAGTCCATGCGCACCGCCGTCGGCATCGCCCGCGACGGCGGCTCCATCGGCTACGTCGGCGTCCCGCACGGCAGCGGCACCGGCCTCGACCTGTCCGTCATGTTCGACCGCAACATCGCCCTGCGCGGCGGCGTCGCCCCCGTCCGCGCCTACATCCCCGAGCTGCTCCCGGACATCCTGGACGGCACGATCGACCCGTCCCCGGTCTTCGACCTGACCGTCGGCCTGGACGGCGTCCCCGACGGCTACCGGGCCATGGACGAGCGCACCGCCCTCAAGGTCCTCGTCAGGCCGTGA
- a CDS encoding lysoplasmalogenase produces MSHLLDLPHPDEDTETGVRPPRRVRRVLPDAFLIAFLVAVLVDLGSLLVGVEAGHQAAKPLLMPLLAGYAVSRRAPRSLVAGLLFGWGGDVFLLFDADGAFLVGMGSFAVGHVCYLVLFGRRRTSPVLGVAYGVALLGMVTALWPGLPDGLRVPVAGYSILLTAMAYRSSSLGLLAGAGGALFLLSDGLIATGVAGWPQLPAPDFWVMLTYVAAQWLLTEGTLRATYGDRRTKAAVSDVR; encoded by the coding sequence ATGTCCCACCTGCTCGATCTGCCGCACCCCGACGAGGACACCGAGACGGGAGTCCGCCCTCCGCGGCGGGTCCGGCGCGTGCTGCCGGACGCCTTCCTCATCGCCTTCCTCGTCGCCGTCCTCGTCGACCTCGGGTCCCTGCTCGTCGGCGTGGAGGCCGGGCACCAGGCCGCCAAGCCCCTGCTCATGCCCCTGCTCGCCGGGTACGCGGTCAGCCGGCGGGCGCCGCGGTCGCTCGTCGCCGGGCTGCTGTTCGGCTGGGGCGGGGACGTGTTCCTGCTCTTCGACGCCGACGGGGCCTTCCTCGTCGGGATGGGGTCCTTCGCCGTCGGGCACGTCTGCTACCTCGTGCTCTTCGGGCGGCGGCGGACGAGTCCCGTGCTGGGGGTCGCGTACGGCGTCGCCCTGCTCGGCATGGTGACGGCGCTGTGGCCCGGCCTCCCGGACGGCCTGCGGGTTCCCGTCGCCGGGTACTCGATCCTGCTGACGGCGATGGCCTACCGGTCCAGCTCCCTCGGCCTGCTCGCCGGTGCCGGCGGGGCGCTCTTCCTGCTCTCCGACGGCCTCATCGCCACCGGCGTGGCCGGCTGGCCCCAGCTGCCGGCGCCTGACTTCTGGGTCATGCTGACCTACGTCGCGGCGCAGTGGCTCCTGACCGAGGGAACGCTCCGGGCAACGTACGGTGACCGTCGTACTAAAGCCGCTGTCAGCGATGTACGGTGA
- a CDS encoding VIT1/CCC1 transporter family protein, translating to MTETPAHGEAHGGGLGSRLNWLRAAVLGANDGVVSTAGLVVGVAGASDSQSALLTAGLSGLLAGSMSMAAGEYVSVSTQRDSERAALAQERRELREQPEAELAELTGLLTARGLSADVAREAAEQLTARDALRAHARVELGIDPDALTNPWHAAGASFLAFTVGALLPLLAIVLPPASTRLWITVLSVLAALALTGWWSARLGSAPPTRAILRNVGGGALAMAVTYAAGSLLGATGV from the coding sequence GTGACCGAAACCCCCGCACACGGCGAGGCCCACGGCGGTGGCCTCGGCTCCCGTCTCAACTGGCTCCGGGCCGCCGTGCTCGGAGCCAACGACGGAGTCGTCTCCACCGCGGGCCTCGTCGTCGGCGTGGCGGGCGCCTCCGACTCCCAGTCCGCCCTGCTCACGGCCGGTCTCTCCGGCCTCCTCGCCGGCTCGATGTCGATGGCGGCGGGGGAGTACGTCTCGGTCTCCACCCAGCGCGACTCCGAGAGGGCAGCCCTCGCCCAGGAGCGCCGCGAACTGCGCGAGCAGCCCGAGGCCGAACTCGCCGAACTCACCGGGCTCCTCACCGCCCGCGGCCTCTCCGCGGACGTCGCCCGCGAGGCCGCCGAACAGCTCACCGCCCGCGACGCCCTGCGCGCCCACGCCCGCGTGGAACTGGGCATCGACCCCGACGCCCTCACCAACCCCTGGCACGCCGCCGGCGCCAGCTTCCTCGCCTTCACGGTGGGCGCCCTCCTCCCCCTCCTCGCGATCGTCCTGCCCCCCGCCTCCACCCGCCTCTGGATCACCGTCCTCTCCGTCCTCGCCGCCCTCGCCCTCACCGGCTGGTGGAGCGCCCGCCTCGGCTCCGCCCCACCCACCCGAGCCATCCTCCGCAACGTGGGCGGCGGTGCCCTGGCGATGGCGGTCACCTACGCGGCGGGGTCACTGCTGGGGGCGACCGGGGTGTGA
- a CDS encoding amidohydrolase family protein yields the protein MTSDAVPSDAGTAGPDRYTVISADCHAGADLLDYRPYLEKRHHEDFDAWAATYVNPYEDLLADSADRNWNSQRRLRELEADGIVAEVVFPNTIPPFFPKASLMAQPPTRSEYEQRWAGLQAHNRWLADFCADAPGRRAGVAQILLNDVDAAVAEIRRTREAGLTGGILLPGVPPGSPVPELYAEAYDPIWAVCAELDVPVNHHGGSASPPLGDEPAARAVFMVETTWFSHRALWHLIFGGAFRRHPDLKLVLTEQGSGWIPGVLRMLDYYHDRLVAASTKASTAESKFGAGLAASMGKGPSAVWRDNCFVGASFMRPHEVPLRDRIGLDKIMWGSDYPHDEGTTPYSREGLRIAYAGLPREEVAAMAGGNAARVYGFDLDRLDALAAVHGPTVEEIAEPLKEVPAGATSPAFALGGSVRVW from the coding sequence GTGACCTCCGACGCCGTGCCCTCCGACGCCGGGACCGCCGGTCCCGACCGCTACACGGTCATCTCCGCCGACTGCCACGCCGGCGCCGACCTCCTCGACTACCGGCCGTACCTGGAGAAGAGGCACCACGAGGACTTCGACGCCTGGGCGGCGACCTACGTCAACCCGTACGAGGACCTGCTCGCCGACAGCGCCGACCGCAACTGGAACTCGCAGCGCCGGCTGCGCGAGCTGGAGGCGGACGGGATCGTCGCCGAGGTCGTCTTCCCCAACACCATCCCGCCGTTCTTCCCCAAGGCCTCCCTGATGGCCCAGCCGCCCACGCGGAGCGAGTACGAGCAGCGCTGGGCCGGGCTCCAGGCGCACAACCGCTGGCTCGCCGACTTCTGCGCGGACGCTCCCGGGCGGCGCGCGGGGGTGGCGCAGATCCTGCTCAACGACGTGGACGCGGCGGTCGCGGAGATCCGCCGCACCCGCGAGGCGGGGCTGACCGGCGGCATCCTGCTGCCCGGTGTGCCGCCGGGATCGCCCGTGCCCGAGCTGTACGCGGAGGCGTACGACCCGATCTGGGCGGTCTGCGCCGAACTGGACGTCCCCGTCAACCACCACGGCGGCTCCGCGTCGCCGCCCCTGGGGGACGAGCCGGCCGCGCGGGCGGTGTTCATGGTGGAGACGACCTGGTTCTCGCACCGCGCGCTGTGGCACCTGATCTTCGGCGGGGCGTTCCGGCGCCACCCGGACCTGAAGCTGGTCCTCACGGAACAGGGCTCGGGCTGGATCCCGGGAGTGCTGCGGATGCTGGACTACTACCACGACCGGCTGGTGGCGGCGTCGACGAAGGCCTCGACGGCCGAGTCGAAGTTCGGCGCGGGCCTGGCGGCGTCCATGGGCAAGGGTCCGAGCGCGGTCTGGCGGGACAACTGCTTCGTCGGCGCCAGCTTCATGCGTCCCCACGAGGTGCCGCTGCGCGACCGGATCGGCCTCGACAAGATCATGTGGGGCAGCGACTACCCGCACGACGAGGGCACCACCCCCTACTCCCGGGAGGGGCTGCGGATCGCGTACGCGGGCCTGCCGCGGGAGGAGGTCGCCGCGATGGCCGGCGGCAACGCGGCCCGGGTCTACGGCTTCGACCTCGACCGCCTCGACGCCCTGGCCGCCGTCCACGGCCCGACCGTCGAGGAGATCGCCGAGCCGCTGAAGGAGGTGCCGGCGGGGGCCACCAGCCCCGCGTTCGCGCTGGGCGGGTCGGTCCGCGTCTGGTGA